The proteins below are encoded in one region of Spirochaetota bacterium:
- a CDS encoding FHA domain-containing protein, translated as MNKTINVNSNIGKRLNKIRKSKSRCLLFNGKEIPLVGKITMGRDSKNAFVINDNMASRFHAVIQKIKDDYFIKDLNSTNGTFVNEMQVPKEKYVKLYDNDIIRIGRTEFSII; from the coding sequence ATGAATAAAACAATCAATGTTAACAGCAATATTGGGAAAAGGTTGAATAAAATAAGAAAATCCAAGTCGAGATGTCTTCTGTTCAATGGCAAGGAGATACCCTTAGTTGGTAAAATCACGATGGGACGTGACAGCAAGAATGCCTTTGTTATAAACGATAATATGGCCTCTCGCTTTCATGCAGTAATTCAAAAGATAAAGGACGACTATTTCATTAAAGATCTGAACAGCACAAATGGAACCTTTGTCAATGAAATGCAGGTACCCAAAGAGAAATATGTTAAACTATATGATAATGATATAATCCGTATTGGTAGAACCGAGTTTTCAATAATTTGA
- the ahbD gene encoding heme b synthase gives MKNLGINNLRIVFWELTKKCNLKCKHCRAEAEDFDYQGELTTEEIKDVIDNISTFANPILILTGGEPLYRSDIFDIAKYAKTKEFRLALATNGTLIDSKLAESIKNSGFERVSISIDGKDAVSHDGFRGIKGAFDESLRGVGFLKEYEVDFQFNATITNRNVDEIEGILRLSEEMGAKALHIFMLVPVGCGVQIVETDMISKEKYEEVLNWFYDRSKETKLEFKATCAPHYYRIIRQRAKEEGREITFETDGLSAMTRGCLSGTAVCFISHKGDVQACGYLPLIAGNVLETPFRDIWEKSELFTNLRDLSKLKGKCGICEYKTFCAGCRARAYSEYNDYLAEEPYCVYIPKRLRKREDGISTPSSHD, from the coding sequence ATGAAGAATTTAGGGATAAATAATCTCAGAATCGTTTTCTGGGAATTAACAAAGAAGTGCAACCTGAAATGCAAGCATTGCAGGGCCGAGGCAGAGGATTTCGATTATCAGGGTGAACTGACAACAGAAGAGATAAAGGATGTAATTGACAACATTTCAACCTTTGCTAATCCGATTTTAATATTAACAGGTGGAGAACCCCTTTACAGATCAGATATTTTCGATATTGCTAAATATGCTAAGACAAAGGAGTTTCGGCTTGCCCTTGCTACTAATGGCACATTGATAGACAGTAAGCTTGCAGAGTCGATTAAAAATTCCGGATTTGAGAGGGTCAGCATTTCAATTGATGGCAAGGATGCTGTTTCCCATGATGGTTTTAGAGGAATAAAGGGTGCCTTTGATGAGTCTCTTCGGGGTGTAGGGTTTTTAAAAGAATATGAAGTTGATTTTCAGTTCAATGCGACAATAACAAATAGGAATGTTGACGAAATTGAGGGTATATTGAGGCTCTCAGAAGAGATGGGAGCAAAGGCTCTTCATATCTTCATGCTGGTTCCTGTTGGTTGCGGGGTTCAGATTGTAGAAACTGACATGATATCAAAGGAGAAGTATGAGGAGGTTTTGAATTGGTTTTATGATAGATCAAAGGAGACCAAACTTGAATTTAAGGCTACCTGCGCCCCGCATTATTATCGAATAATTAGGCAAAGAGCGAAAGAGGAGGGCAGAGAGATAACCTTCGAAACGGATGGACTCTCAGCCATGACAAGGGGATGCCTGAGTGGAACTGCTGTATGCTTTATCTCTCACAAAGGCGATGTACAGGCTTGCGGTTATCTGCCTTTGATTGCAGGGAATGTATTGGAAACTCCCTTTCGAGATATATGGGAAAAGTCTGAACTCTTTACTAACCTGAGGGATCTCAGCAAACTGAAGGGGAAGTGTGGAATTTGTGAATATAAAACCTTTTGCGCTGGATGCAGGGCAAGAGCCTACTCGGAGTATAACGATTATCTTGCTGAAGAGCCCTATTGTGTCTATATTCCCAAAAGGCTGAGGAAGCGAGAGGATGGTATATCAACACCCTCCTCTCATGATTAG
- the hemA gene encoding glutamyl-tRNA reductase, with the protein MDNQNGIPEIILIGMSHKTAPVKMREHFSLANENISEFLLRLCSCGIKEAVCISTCNRVEVYVASHDIKESVDSVLEIFEEISSLKRDDFEDSIYKKYSKEAILHLLTVASSLDSMVVGENEIIGQVKEAYRKSSIEKCTGQILNRLFHQAFNTAKRVRTETEIAKNPLSVAYIATELAKSIFEDISQKKALLVGAGEMGELILKYLTKCNIGEVIIANRSFHNAERIANNINREARIITLEDIRYSAAEVDIIISSVLTPEYMITPITAKSAIKRRGNQPLFMIDIAVPRSIEPEVGRINNVFLYNIDDLKSIADENLKSRLREVELAESLIELDAEEFYEWYEGLVVVPTIVKIQDKFDEIRKKELNKYKRRKLKHVSDEDFQLIEELTNQIMTKTLHNPIVYLKNHVTDGRGIGGHEKRTIRDKIRIIEELLGT; encoded by the coding sequence ATGGATAATCAAAATGGCATACCCGAGATAATACTGATTGGAATGAGCCATAAAACTGCGCCAGTCAAAATGAGGGAACATTTCTCCCTGGCAAATGAAAATATTTCTGAATTTTTACTAAGGCTGTGCTCTTGCGGGATAAAGGAGGCTGTATGCATTTCAACTTGCAACAGGGTTGAGGTCTATGTAGCCTCACATGACATAAAAGAATCGGTGGATTCAGTATTAGAAATATTTGAAGAAATATCATCTCTAAAAAGAGATGACTTTGAGGATAGCATCTATAAAAAATACTCAAAGGAGGCTATTCTCCATCTCCTTACAGTAGCGTCCTCCCTCGATTCAATGGTGGTTGGGGAGAATGAGATAATAGGTCAAGTGAAGGAAGCCTACAGAAAATCTTCAATCGAAAAGTGCACAGGGCAGATATTGAACAGACTCTTCCATCAAGCCTTTAACACCGCAAAACGTGTGCGAACCGAAACAGAAATAGCTAAAAATCCCCTCTCGGTCGCATATATAGCAACAGAACTCGCAAAAAGCATCTTTGAAGATATATCACAGAAAAAAGCCCTTCTGGTTGGCGCCGGAGAAATGGGGGAGTTAATTCTTAAGTATCTCACAAAATGCAATATTGGCGAGGTCATTATTGCAAACAGGTCTTTTCATAATGCTGAGAGGATAGCAAATAATATCAATAGGGAGGCTCGAATTATTACCCTGGAGGATATCCGGTATTCCGCTGCAGAGGTGGATATTATAATTTCATCAGTCTTGACCCCAGAGTACATGATAACACCCATTACAGCAAAGAGCGCAATTAAAAGGAGAGGTAATCAGCCCCTCTTTATGATTGATATAGCTGTTCCGAGGAGCATTGAACCAGAGGTAGGGAGGATAAATAATGTTTTTTTGTACAATATAGATGATCTTAAATCTATTGCGGATGAAAATTTGAAGAGCAGGCTGAGAGAGGTTGAATTGGCTGAAAGTCTAATTGAATTGGATGCAGAGGAGTTTTATGAATGGTATGAGGGATTGGTGGTTGTCCCAACAATTGTAAAGATTCAGGATAAATTTGATGAGATAAGAAAGAAGGAACTCAACAAATATAAGCGAAGGAAATTAAAGCATGTATCAGATGAGGATTTTCAGCTTATTGAAGAGTTGACAAATCAAATAATGACTAAAACACTTCACAACCCGATTGTATATTTAAAGAATCACGTAACTGATGGTAGGGGTATAGGAGGACATGAGAAAAGGACTATTAGGGATAAGATCAGAATCATTGAGGAGTTATTAGGCACATGA
- the ccsA gene encoding cytochrome c biogenesis protein CcsA yields the protein MENISSIWSYFYILSFVLILIILYLYFSRWHHHWRSFMALAFPFITIMLIISIPFINSTRRVTVETDYSVLTSHILPAHIFITIIGELFFFFSFVGSILYLVMEWQLRKKGSMRLIYQLPNLETIENFNAWAISRSLILLTVGIIIGVVMVFISYKSLSLGTAKEFHTYFSWIVIFTIFLIRRIKRIASHNISIINIAFFLLLMFLFIFTNIYITSGFHSLR from the coding sequence GTGGAGAACATTTCCAGCATATGGAGCTATTTCTACATACTATCATTTGTACTAATACTGATAATCCTTTATCTCTATTTTTCTAGGTGGCATCACCATTGGAGATCCTTTATGGCCCTTGCTTTTCCTTTTATTACGATTATGCTTATCATCTCAATTCCATTTATCAATTCCACAAGAAGGGTTACCGTTGAAACAGATTATAGTGTATTAACATCGCATATATTGCCAGCTCATATCTTTATTACAATAATTGGAGAATTATTCTTCTTTTTTAGCTTTGTAGGCTCTATACTCTATCTTGTTATGGAATGGCAACTACGGAAAAAGGGATCAATGAGGTTGATATATCAATTGCCAAATCTAGAAACAATTGAAAATTTTAATGCCTGGGCAATATCGAGATCTTTGATACTTCTAACAGTAGGCATTATAATTGGTGTTGTGATGGTATTTATTAGTTATAAATCACTTTCCCTCGGAACCGCAAAGGAGTTTCACACATATTTTTCTTGGATCGTAATTTTTACCATTTTTTTGATAAGGCGTATAAAGAGAATAGCCTCTCATAATATCAGCATCATCAATATCGCATTTTTCCTTCTGTTAATGTTTTTGTTCATCTTCACCAATATTTATATTACTTCAGGATTTCACAGCTTAAGGTAA
- a CDS encoding HDOD domain-containing protein, protein MKEVVEKVKTSIEKMPALSPVINKINEVANDKGASAQDLTDVIQLDPVLTAKVIRMVNSAYFGLSQQIKSLKQAVVMLGINTIKNVALSSSFLSIVNLKGQSSLDGEEFWQHSLGVAVASKLIARRLGVDETYIEEYFIAGLIHDIGKVLINNFFPDEMNEILAASSKKDEPIVEIEKRIMKLSHEEIGIAIGKKWKFENALLFAVGKHHHPVLQGSSAIFSMVVSVADTFVKILKVGFSGNYKIEPVPEEVWSAINQDEESIFSALSTINEEIEKAKLFLKQK, encoded by the coding sequence ATGAAAGAAGTTGTCGAAAAAGTAAAAACATCAATTGAAAAGATGCCAGCTCTATCGCCTGTTATCAATAAGATCAATGAGGTGGCGAATGATAAGGGCGCCTCAGCTCAAGACCTTACGGATGTTATTCAACTTGATCCTGTTCTAACCGCAAAGGTAATAAGGATGGTAAACTCTGCCTATTTTGGCTTATCCCAACAGATAAAGTCACTAAAACAGGCAGTGGTAATGTTGGGGATTAATACAATAAAAAATGTGGCTCTCTCCTCCTCATTTCTTAGCATAGTGAATCTGAAGGGTCAATCCAGCTTAGATGGAGAGGAATTCTGGCAACACTCCCTCGGGGTAGCAGTTGCTTCCAAGCTAATTGCCAGGCGCTTAGGTGTTGATGAGACCTATATTGAAGAGTATTTTATTGCAGGGCTGATTCATGATATCGGGAAAGTGCTAATAAACAATTTCTTTCCTGACGAGATGAATGAGATACTCGCTGCTTCTTCCAAAAAGGATGAACCAATTGTTGAAATAGAAAAGAGAATAATGAAACTATCACATGAAGAGATTGGAATTGCCATTGGGAAAAAATGGAAATTTGAGAATGCCCTTCTATTTGCTGTAGGCAAACATCATCATCCTGTTTTACAGGGCAGTTCTGCTATCTTCTCAATGGTTGTCTCAGTGGCAGATACCTTTGTAAAGATTTTGAAGGTAGGCTTTAGTGGAAATTATAAAATTGAACCTGTTCCTGAAGAGGTCTGGAGCGCCATAAACCAGGATGAAGAATCAATCTTTTCAGCTTTGTCGACTATTAATGAAGAAATTGAAAAGGCTAAATTATTTCTTAAGCAGAAATGA
- a CDS encoding MBL fold metallo-hydrolase, whose translation MNGLKITFWGVRGSVPVPGPSTVKYGGNTACFDLKSDDGDWIIFDAGTGLRVLGQSLDLSKNYDIHLFISHPHWDHINGFPFFPPVYIPGNRVTIYGPGTFELSLEDIINGQMKYTYFPVRTAELNAEFKYKELKEESFTLGNLYVETHMLNHPVTCLGYKIKYRDKVFVYLGDNEPYYNVFNDNDNEVDHFAKDMNNRLAEFVKGADTLISDAQYIPSEYESKRGWGHSTTHDLVNMSIKSGVKKIFFFHHEPMRSDRELDFIVDHYRKKIKEKGYDIEIYAAMENATYDV comes from the coding sequence ATGAATGGACTAAAAATAACATTTTGGGGGGTAAGAGGCTCCGTACCTGTACCTGGCCCATCCACAGTTAAGTACGGCGGTAATACTGCCTGCTTCGATTTGAAATCAGATGATGGAGATTGGATTATCTTTGACGCAGGAACAGGCTTGAGGGTGCTTGGACAGTCTTTAGACCTATCGAAAAATTACGATATACATCTATTTATCTCACATCCTCATTGGGATCATATTAATGGTTTTCCATTCTTCCCGCCTGTTTATATCCCTGGCAATAGGGTTACAATTTATGGTCCAGGAACCTTTGAATTATCCCTTGAAGATATAATTAATGGCCAGATGAAATATACCTACTTCCCAGTACGTACAGCAGAACTCAATGCAGAATTTAAGTATAAAGAATTGAAAGAAGAATCTTTTACACTTGGAAATCTGTATGTGGAGACTCATATGCTCAATCACCCGGTTACATGCCTTGGCTATAAAATAAAATACAGGGATAAAGTCTTTGTTTACTTAGGAGACAATGAGCCATATTATAATGTATTCAACGATAATGATAACGAGGTGGATCACTTTGCCAAAGATATGAACAATAGACTGGCTGAATTTGTCAAAGGCGCTGATACCCTAATATCCGATGCTCAGTATATTCCATCTGAATATGAAAGCAAGAGGGGTTGGGGGCACAGCACAACCCATGACCTTGTAAACATGTCCATCAAGTCCGGTGTCAAAAAGATCTTCTTCTTCCATCACGAACCGATGAGAAGTGATAGGGAATTAGATTTTATTGTAGATCATTATAGAAAAAAGATAAAAGAAAAGGGATATGATATTGAAATATATGCAGCTATGGAAAATGCGACCTACGATGTATAA
- a CDS encoding AMP-binding protein yields MNWNIGYISSKRAAITPEKTAFIFEDKRYTYKALDQGVNRFVDYMHKIGIKKGDRIAVVMLNCPEFLEIYLACAKLGVIFVPLNWRMVGPELEYQINDSGSRLLAFHDSFTMNIDSIRSRVKVEKGRYVYLKSGNSDTPLCPEWAIDYNDAIKEGSTDELHGPSIVSLDDPLSIVYTSGTTGNPKGAVLSHGQTYFKTFQIRSYIDITSEDIILAQLPLFHSGGLFIVATPALCNGIPMIMRRGFDANQFAEDIQKYRATIVFALTTMWNFILKTGKLDEVDVSSVKYSLGGGERTPTSLFRELSKRGIHLQVGFGQTENSAMTTVPREFVQSKIGSVGLPGFFTNIWIADEDGKEVPMGQVGRMLAQGPCVMSGYWNLPDKTNEVLNNGVLDTGDLGYKDEDGFLYLVDRAKDMYRSGGENVYPAEIEKVLYAHSKIADVAIIGVPDKKWAEVGKAFVVLKEGETLTLEEIHMFLEGKVAKYKYPRHLEILKEFPMTSTFKIKKAALKDKEREK; encoded by the coding sequence ATGAATTGGAATATAGGGTATATATCAAGTAAGAGAGCAGCAATAACACCTGAAAAGACAGCATTTATTTTTGAAGATAAAAGGTATACATATAAGGCATTGGATCAGGGTGTTAATCGTTTTGTAGATTATATGCATAAAATTGGAATCAAAAAGGGTGATCGAATCGCAGTTGTAATGTTGAATTGTCCTGAATTTCTTGAAATATACCTTGCATGCGCTAAACTTGGTGTAATTTTTGTTCCTTTAAATTGGCGTATGGTGGGACCGGAATTAGAATATCAGATAAATGATAGTGGTTCGCGTCTTTTAGCCTTTCATGATTCATTTACGATGAATATTGATAGTATTCGCAGCAGAGTAAAAGTTGAAAAGGGGAGGTATGTTTATCTGAAATCCGGCAATTCTGACACACCGCTTTGCCCTGAATGGGCGATAGATTATAATGATGCTATCAAGGAAGGTTCTACTGATGAACTTCACGGGCCAAGTATCGTATCGTTAGACGATCCCTTGTCTATTGTATATACCTCCGGGACAACGGGCAATCCAAAGGGGGCAGTGCTATCGCATGGGCAGACTTATTTTAAGACATTTCAGATTAGATCATATATAGATATAACTTCAGAGGATATAATACTAGCTCAATTGCCGCTATTCCATTCTGGTGGTCTTTTTATCGTAGCTACACCCGCTCTGTGTAATGGTATTCCTATGATTATGAGGCGGGGTTTTGATGCCAATCAGTTTGCTGAAGATATACAGAAATACAGGGCTACAATTGTATTTGCATTGACAACAATGTGGAATTTTATTCTAAAGACTGGCAAACTCGATGAGGTTGATGTCTCCAGTGTTAAATACTCCCTTGGAGGTGGAGAGCGAACTCCGACGAGTCTTTTTAGAGAGTTGAGTAAAAGAGGTATTCATTTGCAGGTTGGTTTTGGGCAAACTGAAAATTCTGCAATGACAACGGTTCCCAGAGAGTTTGTTCAGAGTAAAATCGGTTCTGTGGGATTGCCAGGCTTTTTTACGAATATCTGGATAGCGGATGAAGATGGGAAAGAAGTGCCGATGGGACAAGTCGGCAGAATGCTTGCTCAGGGTCCCTGCGTTATGAGTGGTTACTGGAATTTGCCGGATAAGACTAACGAGGTATTGAATAATGGCGTACTTGATACTGGAGATTTAGGATATAAGGATGAGGATGGTTTTTTATATTTGGTGGACCGCGCCAAGGACATGTACCGTAGTGGTGGAGAGAATGTGTATCCGGCTGAAATTGAGAAAGTACTCTATGCCCATTCGAAAATTGCAGATGTGGCCATAATTGGTGTTCCGGATAAAAAATGGGCTGAAGTTGGCAAGGCATTTGTCGTTCTCAAGGAAGGGGAAACACTGACGCTTGAGGAGATTCATATGTTTCTTGAGGGGAAGGTTGCAAAATATAAATACCCAAGACATCTGGAAATCTTGAAGGAATTCCCAATGACCTCTACATTTAAGATAAAAAAGGCTGCGTTAAAGGATAAAGAGAGGGAAAAATAA
- a CDS encoding cobalamin B12-binding domain-containing protein — protein MTNMKRIKILVAKPGLDGHDRGAKIIAKAYRDAGYEVVYTGLHQSPDEIVDAAIQEDVDMIALSSLAGAHKYHFPRVVELLKENGADDIIVCGGGIFPEDDIPLLKNAGIKEIFKPGSSLEEIVYWVKENVKRGDKDFEN, from the coding sequence ATGACAAACATGAAAAGGATTAAAATATTAGTGGCAAAGCCAGGACTTGATGGGCATGACCGGGGCGCAAAGATTATTGCTAAAGCTTATCGGGATGCTGGTTATGAAGTTGTGTACACTGGTCTTCATCAAAGCCCGGATGAGATTGTTGATGCTGCTATTCAAGAAGATGTGGATATGATCGCTTTATCAAGTCTTGCTGGGGCTCATAAATACCATTTTCCCAGAGTCGTTGAATTGTTAAAGGAAAATGGGGCTGATGACATTATTGTCTGTGGTGGAGGCATTTTTCCGGAGGATGATATTCCTCTTTTGAAAAACGCTGGAATAAAAGAGATTTTCAAGCCAGGATCATCATTAGAAGAGATAGTTTATTGGGTAAAAGAAAATGTAAAAAGAGGAGATAAGGATTTTGAGAACTAA